The Chamaesiphon minutus PCC 6605 DNA window AGTGACGATACTTTCAACCGTTATATCGCTGCTCAAGGTTATGTGGTGTGGGCGATCGATTATCGCCATGCACCTGCTTATCGCTTCCCCACTCAGATTGAAGATGTGCGCTCGGCATTAACATTTATTAAAAAATATGGTGCTGAAAATGAAACCGATCTCGATCGTGTCGCACTCATCGGTCGATCGGCTGGCGCGCAACTAGCAACCTTAGCAGCTTACCAAGATCCACCGCTGCCCATTCGCGCCGTTGTCAATTATTATGGCCCTGTCAATCTGACGGCTGGTTACGAAGATGTCCCTACTCCCGATCCGATCGAGTCTCGCGCCACACTGCGCGCCTTCCTCGGCGGCACCCCGCAAACCGTTCCCGAACTTTACCGCCAAGCTTCCCCAATTAACGCTGTCAAACCCGCTCTACCACCATCTCTGCTCATCTACGGCGGCAAAGACCACATTATCGAATCCAAGTATGGTAAGTACCTCGCGCAACAATTGCGATCGCAAGGAAATCGCACCATTTTCATCGAAATTCCTTGGGCAGATCATGCTTTTGATGCTGTTTTTTCGGGAGTGAGCAATCAACTCGCACTCTACTATACCGAGCGATTTTTAGCTTGGGCTTTAATTAATTGATAGTTGATAATTGATAATGCTTATACTTGGAAGGTTAGGCTAATTCGTACCTTGTGAGAAATAGGAATAAATGCCATGATAATATCTAGCTAGTTGTGGTGGCAATATATTTATATAGTTATTAATCGATTGCTGTGGCTGCTACCAAAAAATTATTAATTCTCGATCTCGATGAAACTCTAGTTTATGCAACCGAAACACCATCGATCGGATTGCCAGATTTTTACGTGTATGACTATGCCATTTACAAGCGTCCATACCTAGATATTTTTCTTGCAACTTGTCTGGAGTGGTTTAATGTGGCAATTTGGACATCTTCTGGATCTGACTATGCTACTGCCGTTGTAGCTGCGATCTTTCCCGACCCACAAGCTCTAAAGTTTGTCTGGGCTAGCGATCGCTGTTCGATCGCCTACAATTATAATTACGATCTCATCGACGGTGGTTATCCCTCATATTACTCGCGCAAACCACTAAAAAAAGTCAAACGACGTGGCTATAAGTTAGAATCGATTATCGCAGTTGATGATACTCCCAAGAAATGGGAACAAAGTTATGGTAACTTAGTCAGAATCGATCCTTTTGAAGGAGATGAATCTGACATAGAATTAAAGTATTTACTCATTTATCTAGAGGAACTTAAAAACGTAGAAAATGTTCGATCGATCGAGAAAAGAAAGTGGCGACAACAGGTTTGTACATAAACAAACGACCCAATTTATTAATATATATTCCAAAATAGAGACCACCTCTGATTTGGAGTGTTAGAATCAAATCTAAAAAGTAAATGTCAGAAGTCAAACTCGATCGAATTGAAGCTCAGATCGGCCAATCGAGCGAACTGATGGTAATGAGGTAAAGCTGACACCTGAATATTTGTAGAGATTTTGCCCACGATCGACAATCGATCGGTAACAATAGAAAGATGAACCAGGTAAATTACTTACGGATTAGCCTCATCGATCGGTGCAACTTTCGATGCCAATACTGTATGCCGGAAGGAGCAGAACTAGAGTATCTCCACCGCCAGCAACTTTTGACTGATGACGAGCTGTTGACTTTGATTCGGGAAGTATTTATTCCGGTCGGCTTTAATCGTTTTCGACTAACTGGTGGCGAACCATTATTACGCAGTGGCATTGTTGAGATCGTGCGATCGATCGCCAATCTTCCACAGACGCAAGATTTATCTGTAACTACCAATGCCTTTTTACTGGCTGGCATGGCCGAAGACTTGTACCGAGCCGGACTCAGACGCGTCAATATCAGCCTCGATTCCCTTCATGAAGCCACCTTCGATCGGATTGTCGGCAACGTTGGTAAATCCCGCTGGCAACAGGTCTGGAACGGGATTCTAGCTGCCGATCGCGCGGGATTTACACCCCTAAAATTAAACGTTGTGGTCATCCCAGGTGTGAACGATACAGAAGTATTGGATTTAGCCGCTCTGAGCATTGATAAACAGTGGCACGTCCGCTTTATAGAGTTTATGCCAATCGGTAACGATGAGTTATTTAGCGATCGGGGGTGGGTATCTTCAGAATCGATCCGCCACCAAATTCGCGAAAAATGGGGTTTAACTGAGGCACAAGTGCAAGGAAATGGCCCTGCGGATGTCTTTACCATCCCTGGTGCGAAAGGGACGCTCGGGTTTATCAGTCAGATGTCCGAATGCTTTTGCGACAGGTGCAATCGAATGCGGCTATCTGCGGATGGCTGGTTGCGTCCGTGCCTGCTCAACGAAACCGGACAACTAGATCT harbors:
- the moaA gene encoding GTP 3',8-cyclase MoaA, which gives rise to MNQVNYLRISLIDRCNFRCQYCMPEGAELEYLHRQQLLTDDELLTLIREVFIPVGFNRFRLTGGEPLLRSGIVEIVRSIANLPQTQDLSVTTNAFLLAGMAEDLYRAGLRRVNISLDSLHEATFDRIVGNVGKSRWQQVWNGILAADRAGFTPLKLNVVVIPGVNDTEVLDLAALSIDKQWHVRFIEFMPIGNDELFSDRGWVSSESIRHQIREKWGLTEAQVQGNGPADVFTIPGAKGTLGFISQMSECFCDRCNRMRLSADGWLRPCLLNETGQLDLKTALRNGVSTTQLCSQVRDLLALKPEINYKGRESGSETGVYHRTMSQIGG
- a CDS encoding alpha/beta hydrolase, which produces MKKVLPIVSIWLVGLLLFVGLFLSLWIIVPAPIFSLLPLSVGAPEISPGLLLLNILVAIAIVTIFWLRGFRYWRLFLFTLSLSGLALGLSARPLLQFSTVQQQAQAAIESSLGRDYLKNIPPEIMPKLRSQPLIIADIWRKIPIPKVRIDRAIPFANPDGVKLTMNIYRPLQVGKYPAIVSIYGGAWQRGSPDSDDTFNRYIAAQGYVVWAIDYRHAPAYRFPTQIEDVRSALTFIKKYGAENETDLDRVALIGRSAGAQLATLAAYQDPPLPIRAVVNYYGPVNLTAGYEDVPTPDPIESRATLRAFLGGTPQTVPELYRQASPINAVKPALPPSLLIYGGKDHIIESKYGKYLAQQLRSQGNRTIFIEIPWADHAFDAVFSGVSNQLALYYTERFLAWALIN
- a CDS encoding NIF family HAD-type phosphatase, with protein sequence MAATKKLLILDLDETLVYATETPSIGLPDFYVYDYAIYKRPYLDIFLATCLEWFNVAIWTSSGSDYATAVVAAIFPDPQALKFVWASDRCSIAYNYNYDLIDGGYPSYYSRKPLKKVKRRGYKLESIIAVDDTPKKWEQSYGNLVRIDPFEGDESDIELKYLLIYLEELKNVENVRSIEKRKWRQQVCT